One Rosa chinensis cultivar Old Blush chromosome 3, RchiOBHm-V2, whole genome shotgun sequence DNA window includes the following coding sequences:
- the LOC112193823 gene encoding transcription factor bHLH130 isoform X2: MYNSAPPIKSWQTELPLMDSNTHLNLEHQQPHHQPNSGLLRFRSAPSSVFAENNNNADLGVHKGTLIEGGSDSDRLFSRFVSYSHSNDSESWPSSFQEFEDKSTVTEAAVTASRMSSQHQQQGFPGLPPHYPRQNSFGSGNGSYGLVGSAAVEHHPQAKTVTSNLVRQSSSPAGLFSNNTSVQNGFPFGAWNDPSNFADNLSGMRRDQDNDQKLFSATQNGDLGNRIHILSHHLSLPKNSAEVAMEKFLQLQDSVPCKVRAKRGCATHPRSIAERQTNTADMLDLAVDYIKELQKQFKSLSDVRANCKCLSMQKPVQNQIV; the protein is encoded by the exons ATGTATAATAGTGCCCCGCCTATCAAATCGTGGCAAACAGAGTTGCCGTTAATGGATTCAAATACCCATCTCAATCTGGAGCACCAACAGCCCCACCACCAACCCAATTCTGGGTTGCTCCGATTTCGCTCTGCTCCGAGCTCAGTGTTCGCTGAGAACAACAACAACGCCGATTTGGGGGTCCATAAGGGAACTTTAATCGAGGGTGGTTCCGACTCCGACAGATTGTTCTCGAGATTCGTGAGCTACAGTCACAGTAACGACTCGGAATCGTGGCCGTCGAGTTTCCAGGAGTTCGAGGACAAATCTACGGTGACGGAGGCGGCTGTGACGGCGAGTCGTATGAGCTCACAGCATCAGCAGCAGGGGTTTCCTGGTCTTCCACCTCATTATCCGAGACAGAACTCGTTTGGGAGTGGTAATGGCTCTTATGGGTTGGTGGGTTCGGCTGCAGTGGAACATCACCCGCAAGCCAAGACTGTTACTTCCAATCTTGTTCGGCAGAGTAGTTCTCCTGCTGGGCTTTTCTCCAACAACACCTCTGTTCAAAATG gATTCCCATTTGGAGCTTGGAATGATCCATCAAATTTTGCCGATAATTTAAGTGGCATGAGAAGAGACCAAGATAATGACCAGAAGTTATTCTCTGCTACTCAG AATGGTGATCTTGGGAACCGGATTCATATATTATCCCACCACTTGAGTTTACCAAAAAATTCAGCAGAAGTTGCCATGGAAAAGTTCCTCCAACTCCAAGATTCTGTACCTTGCAAAGTTAGAGCAAAGCGAGGTTGTGCCACTCATCCTCGAAGCATTGCAGAAAGG CAAACAAATACAGCAGACATGTTGGACTTGGCTGTTGATTATATTAAAGAACTTCAGAAACAGTTCAAG AGTCTTAGCGATGTTCGAGCCAACTGCAAGTGTTTGAGTATGCAGAAGCCCGTTCAAAATCAGATAGTTTGA
- the LOC112193823 gene encoding transcription factor bHLH130 isoform X1, with protein MYNSAPPIKSWQTELPLMDSNTHLNLEHQQPHHQPNSGLLRFRSAPSSVFAENNNNADLGVHKGTLIEGGSDSDRLFSRFVSYSHSNDSESWPSSFQEFEDKSTVTEAAVTASRMSSQHQQQGFPGLPPHYPRQNSFGSGNGSYGLVGSAAVEHHPQAKTVTSNLVRQSSSPAGLFSNNTSVQNGFPFGAWNDPSNFADNLSGMRRDQDNDQKLFSATQNGDLGNRIHILSHHLSLPKNSAEVAMEKFLQLQDSVPCKVRAKRGCATHPRSIAERVRRTRISERMRKLQELVPNMDKQTNTADMLDLAVDYIKELQKQFKSLSDVRANCKCLSMQKPVQNQIV; from the exons ATGTATAATAGTGCCCCGCCTATCAAATCGTGGCAAACAGAGTTGCCGTTAATGGATTCAAATACCCATCTCAATCTGGAGCACCAACAGCCCCACCACCAACCCAATTCTGGGTTGCTCCGATTTCGCTCTGCTCCGAGCTCAGTGTTCGCTGAGAACAACAACAACGCCGATTTGGGGGTCCATAAGGGAACTTTAATCGAGGGTGGTTCCGACTCCGACAGATTGTTCTCGAGATTCGTGAGCTACAGTCACAGTAACGACTCGGAATCGTGGCCGTCGAGTTTCCAGGAGTTCGAGGACAAATCTACGGTGACGGAGGCGGCTGTGACGGCGAGTCGTATGAGCTCACAGCATCAGCAGCAGGGGTTTCCTGGTCTTCCACCTCATTATCCGAGACAGAACTCGTTTGGGAGTGGTAATGGCTCTTATGGGTTGGTGGGTTCGGCTGCAGTGGAACATCACCCGCAAGCCAAGACTGTTACTTCCAATCTTGTTCGGCAGAGTAGTTCTCCTGCTGGGCTTTTCTCCAACAACACCTCTGTTCAAAATG gATTCCCATTTGGAGCTTGGAATGATCCATCAAATTTTGCCGATAATTTAAGTGGCATGAGAAGAGACCAAGATAATGACCAGAAGTTATTCTCTGCTACTCAG AATGGTGATCTTGGGAACCGGATTCATATATTATCCCACCACTTGAGTTTACCAAAAAATTCAGCAGAAGTTGCCATGGAAAAGTTCCTCCAACTCCAAGATTCTGTACCTTGCAAAGTTAGAGCAAAGCGAGGTTGTGCCACTCATCCTCGAAGCATTGCAGAAAGG GTGAGAAGAACACGGATTAGTGAACGAATGAGGAAGCTACAAGAGCTTGTGCCGAACATGGACAAG CAAACAAATACAGCAGACATGTTGGACTTGGCTGTTGATTATATTAAAGAACTTCAGAAACAGTTCAAG AGTCTTAGCGATGTTCGAGCCAACTGCAAGTGTTTGAGTATGCAGAAGCCCGTTCAAAATCAGATAGTTTGA